In Mytilus edulis chromosome 8, xbMytEdul2.2, whole genome shotgun sequence, the genomic window AGGATGGTATAGGATCGATAGTGTGACCGGAAATGATATTGTAAACAACAGTGTTCCCATGATGCAATGCGGCACTCTTTATCCTCTCTGGATGAAAggtttatttaatatttctatttAAGAATATGTTGACCTTTGTAAACTATTTTATGATGAACCAAATCGtaatatatgatttttaaccGCAATGATTACACAGTAGGTGtaatgttttgttatgtttttattgAACAACTATATGTATAGCTTTTAAGCGCGAATATATATAtgaggtaaataaaaaaaaaaatatatgatgatAAGAGACATTATGAACcataatacattattttaaaataataaagtcaAATATACCTTTAAAGTCCTTTTATTTCAGAATGTATAGAAActaataaatttcaaattcaaagaatACATCCatacaatttaaatgtccctaaaAGTAcagacaatttataaaaataatcttGTACATACTAAAGTACACTTATATATGAGACTGTACATATATGCAAAACATACCTCATAGCAATGAAGATGACACATTACctactgtatttattttattccatGATACATATGCttgtgtacatgttataattataTGGCTCCTCAACTGTACAGTCATCGATTGAGACTTGTTGTCGAATCTATCCACAACAAGAGCAACATGATGTGTGCCACGAGTGGTTCAGGATGGTGGACGCTACTGGGCCACCAAAGAATACCCAATTTTTGTTATGcaattcgtgttgctcagtctttagttcaATTTTCAAGTAAAATGTATGGAGATTCGTTGTCCTTTTCTTGTCATTTTGTCGTCTTTTTTTGGCTGCAATGATGTTGTCAATATCTCTTTGATTTGTGAATTTTGAATGTTCTCTTTTTAAAGGGAACAAACGGTTCATTGTTAAATTAAACATGCGGTCACAAATTATTTTCCTCAAGTATTTTCTTTGAAAAGACATATTACACTTTGTATTCTGTATTTCATTCAGGAAGTATACCAGATGGAAGAGAGAgagataaaactgtaaatagaaaagtCTGTAGATCCGGACTTACTGATACCTGTGaaaaagaatatgatataaaagtaCGAAACTGTGGCACCTACAGAACATATTACCTGGCACAGTTAGATGTTGACAAATCAGCATACTGTTTCGGTGAGTGCTGGTTCTTTGAAAATTGCTTTATCTAATGCAACATCATTTGTAACGGCCTTTTTGATAGAAAACGTCACCAAAATTCATGGCATTAATACACAATTGATGCCATAAAAAGCGTACGCAAAAGGTCATACGACGTATGACAGATTTTAGGTACTAATATATGATTTGACGTtgtttctgtcagtttcattagaatggagataacaatattgtattgtaAACCGCAACGGCATCAATTGATGATTTGATTATCGCAAATAACCGTTTACCATATCCGCTAGCTGTCGCTTGGAAACTTAATTTTCTACCATCTCTACCTGCTATCAGTGATACTCTTTATTAAGGTTGTTATGTAATATAATCATATATtgacaaatacaatgtatatgatgTTCTGAAATCCCCTttgaacaacatttttttttgtgtatgatttaaatttttattagagatatttataaaaatacatattatatggTACTGAGTAGACACGTTGCGTATTGTCTTTTAAAACGCTGTGTTGAGCATAATATTCAAATACCAAATTGAGTTGTAAATAAAATGGAccatatacatttgtaagtaGAAAGAACTAGCACAGACTAAGGCTtttcaaatttagtttaaatgaaaatattcatatACCCAAAAAAGTGCACGAAGACTACACGATTGTATACCAATTCTGACTGTTTAATACTTTCATCACACATGTGTCACCATTAATCACCATTTATATAACATATCTAAATTTTTCTTGAATTTCCATCTCCAGGAATGTTACCACTACCACAACCAACAACATTAACGACGACAACAAGATCaaccacaacaacaaaaacaacgaCAGCAATCAAGCCAACGACAACAACACCAAGATTAACTTCAACATTTGAAATAGTATGGACAACCAAGACAAAACCTGTTTCATCCATAACTAAGAAAGGAGAGATCTCTACTACTTCATCACTGAATAAACATACAACATCACATCTTCCTCATAAAGGTACAGACAGTATAATGCATTTACTTTTATAATACTTGATATTGAATGCATCATGATTTTTATTTCTCAAATGTAAACTTTGTTCACAATGTACATGCAAGAGTCATTTGTTAGTTCATAAAACGGATAAAACAAGTGTAAAACGTGTAACattgagaaaaaaagaagatataaaaaagaagatgtggtatgattgccaatgagacaactatcaacaaaagaccaaaaagacacagacattaacacatgtaggtcaccgtacggccttcaacaatgagccaagcccataccgcatagtcagctataataggtcccgataagacgaatgttaaacaattcaagtgaaaaaactaacggccttatttatgtaaaaaaaatgaacgaaaaacaaatatgtaacacataaacaaatgacacccactgaattacaggctcctgacttgggacaggcacatacataaataatgtggcggggttaaacatgttagcgggatctcaaccctccccctaacctgggacagtggtataacagtacaacataagaacgaactataaaaatcagttgaaaatggcttaactcatcaaatggacaaaaatacaaagataCACGTTTCATAAAAATAACCCAGATAGAAGTGGTTAATGTAATACACCCGATATAATAAATTGTATAGCCATTTATTAGCTGATTAAAGCGATCCAATGTGCATACGTAAGACACCAGATAGCAGAATGATTTTATGTTAGAGACCAGATAAAAACGATTTTTATCTGAGACACTTGGTAGGAGCGAGAATGAATTCATTGATTTGAATTTAAATCTATTTTCTTATATCTTAACTTTTAAAATAGTGTATAAACGAGAAATGTTAGTTTCGTACGTATGGCTCAGAAATGAAAATTGCAAAGATCTGTTCAAGAAAATTACAGCGCGGAAGATTTACCAAATAAGTTTTCTTTCACAACATATTGTACAGCTATACTTCGGTTTGTCTTGACATAAACGCCTGTAAtgtttatctatatattttgcaaATCCAATATGTCAATTTTAGGTAAAGAGGAAGAATCTGCTGACATCATGGTAATAGTTGCAGTCCTGATTGTGCTTGTCTTTGTCCTGCTGGTGGTTATAGTTACAATTGTTATGTAAGTCATTTTACGTAGTAACTAAACGATCGTATAAATATACACCGAAATTCATATATTGAGGTACTGTCCATCGATTTAGTATTATCCCAACTTTACACAATTTAATACACAAGCCATTGATACTGAAGTATTTACAGAGTACGACTTATAACCGAATTAGACTTGTCACTAAGTTTGTACTTCCACATGCAACACAACAGATGCCATAAGTGGAGCAGTTCCTACTGATCGTACCGGAGCACACGATATCATCACTGGTTTAGATTACTACTTGGTTCGGGTTGGACAGTCTGAAGGTTTTAATGTAGTGTTTTGAATACCTTTATTTTTGTCGCTTTATTTACATggtgttgtcaatataaaaaagaagatgtggtatgattgccaataagacaactcttcacaagagactaaatgacacacaaatttacaactataggtcaccgtacggtcttcagcaacgagcaaagcccatacttcatagtcagctacaaaatgccccgaaatgacaaatgtaaaattagCACATGGCAAGAGttaaatctctttgttcttactgtgttataatctggataatgcacagctaaggtgtgcattaactacctcagatatactgcacagttcaaatctatttttaccctAAGGGGCGGTTTCTGGATtttgaaaggggcgttattctatcaaactaaaaaaaatatcaccgagtgtagcgagactaaagacaatattgatgattttaagctaaaacacgatactttgtccaatccaaGGTACCTGTTCGCCCCCACCCCCAAATCcgccatctgccttgaaattacgacattgaacttcgtacaaacatcgtagtttcaaaataggaaaaagaaaggtttctcattcatttatttgtttttttatctaagctgggacataaacttttttattatatttcgtGTAAAACGTAAATCTAAATCAGTgtttaaagttagaaagatagttaaaacaatttttagtaatttctgccaaaaaaaaaaaaaaaaggaatctaagaatatccgaataaaagaaatctgatttggattagtttcAGACCCAATGGAATTTCTAACGACTTTTTGGATATCGATTCCTATAAAAGGACTATTTTTGATCGAATTTAATGAGGATCATATTTAAGTTAGTTTCAAAACGGGGAttagctggagatcaatcagacttcatttagatggacgtgtctttAAAAGTAATACAgtagataaaaagaaaattggaaaagggaagggggggggggggggggtggggggagTGCGGTACGTAAAAGGTTTTGAAAGAGAAacgtatttttgtttatttaacattttaaatttaggtaatataacatcttcctcggttctttttttctctgagcatatcattgagggaaagaaattcaaaagcaattaatctaattTAAACTCAATAACCCTAAATTAAAGCttgcagttattttttttttcatacaccgatttgaaagtacacaatttgtcaagtcttaatcgtcaccaattaaataaaaaattgggaataaatttaacggaaacgataaaaaaaaatataccattataaATCGCAATTTAGAATGAgtctaaatatgaaaaaaatattaatttaaaacttaccaaagtcgtatttccccctttctttaccctacaagaaactttcctatGATCCATTGATTGCGGAATAACGTCCACATTTCTAAAACGTTTacgtaaattgattgcgtcatgtgttaaaacagttattggccaatcaaatagGTATATGatatttaatctgcacagcacgagatgacccaataacccgaactcctacgtcgttcgggttattgggtcatctcgtgctgtgcagattaaataacatataccgacttgcttggtcaataactataacttagcaattcaaacgtgaaaactaacgacctattaaatttatgtacaaaaaatgaacgaaaaacaaatatgtaacacatcaacaagcgacgacagaattacaggctcctgacttaagacaggcacATACCTAACCCTTCCCTTAACCCGGGACAATGGTGTgtcattacaacataagaacaaactataaaaagcaattgaaaaaaactcatcagatggatacaaatagaaatattacacagagtggacgtggacgAGGACTTGGATATTCCAACAACAAACAGACAATGAGAACACATccgagagtactcgcagttactgacagctatttTAAAGCCACTTATTACTAATACAAAAAGCATGCATCTATGACTAGTTCAGTGGAACACCCCATAATTACTAGTACATGTCTCAGACTTGCTGAAAGCATGGGTAATCTGTCCAGGTACGACAGAGACGCGTCTCAAATATGTTTGAAGGACGTTTTTCCATCGTACCGTTTATTTCATTtacgttagacaaacgccagaCATAAGCCAACATACGTCACTTGAACGCCCGATACACACGTACATGTATGTACGCTTCTTGTACGCCCTAAACATGTTTTAAGCTCGTTGTGTACTCGATGCAGATATGGTTGACAAGTTGAATGTGTCTAAAACTAACTAGCGTGTTGGCAGCGTACATGGTTTTTGACTATGACAGGCGCACATCAGTGTATATGCTAGTATGTGACACCGGTATAGTACGTTGAAGCGCATTCAATTAATTAACTTTGTTTTTCCACCGCTTCTCTGGGTTAACCTTTGTTCGGAAGGGTATCTACGGCCAACTTTACCTCTGCTAGAAAAGGTGAAGATGTCAAAGTATTGATCATGTATTGAGGCCTTTTTTTGCGATGTTCCTTTCACGAATTATTGGACtaagttgtattttattaaaatcaatatttcttgcAAAACACACAGTAATAATTTAGTATCAAAGGATAACGAAAAATCCATAGTATGATTGGAAAAACGAATGTACTCCTTTCTTTCTTTCATTTAATTAAATAACATCTGTTTTGCTAAAATGTACTTAGTAATACCtctttttataaagttttcaaaAAGCAATTATAAACCAAGTCTCgattatttattttcaggttGTTCAGAATTAAACCTAAGTGTATGAGTCCACCACCACCAACTTATGACGATATTATGAAGACTGAAAAAAATACTTCTAATCCGTATGCCGAAATCGGGGAAACGAACCATTACTCTTCTATAACAGAAATAAAGGACAACATGCACAATGAGGGCTACGACGAGATTCCTTACGATAAAAACCTGGCTGTACAGGACAATAAACTATACCTTCAAAACTTTGCTACAATGCCTGTTTCAAATCAGATCGTACATGAAAATATGATGTATCTGCATAATCCTATCACAGTGCCACTagataaaaactgaaaaaacGGAGATTTTTCAATGAATGCATGAATATGCGGTACAACATAATTATATGATTTTCTGTTTCTGAACTTATCGATAGAGCATAACCAATTTTGTGACATTATGTTTTCGAAGAATTGAGATTGACAtttatattatacacatattgtacagtttttttattattatatccaTGCGTTCTTGCAAACTAATAtgtgatatttataaattatacgTAACAGAAGTGGGACAGTCACTCAAATGTAGCAGTTATAATCTATTTATTGATATTCTTATCTTTGTAGTCATGATTGAACAGTATTGAATATGAAGTGCATTgatttttctctctctcaaacgccgtattaaacatttttttaagttcCAGGAGTCGATTTCACATGTACATCATACGTGaatataagttttatatcatCAAAGTCACACATTTCTTGGTCCGGGAACACAGTTATCTACATCATGCATGTACCTTCAATTATCGTTGTCCCAAAATACAATTTCCTTTAATTGCAGGGtactaatatttaaaaaaaaaaaaaatttgcctaattttttgaatttttaccaTCACCTAGGTTTTTGTTGCTTTTATATGAATGTAAAGTCATCTAAGATAATGtctataaattgtttttgatattttgagcAGAAGTGAGTGATTTGGTTGGGTAATCATATGTGTGATTTTCGCTCTCTGGCTTCatccatacatgtacatttgtccTTGTGCTTGGTGTTGCATAGAGAAAgcgagctgatgaagttttctttttttatatgtttttgggTAAATGTCAAACATTATGTACAACAAATCATGTTAGAAAAGTGcaggtgatattttttttattgtctttataGTATTATAGACAGATAGGGGAAACTAACTGTTTTATCGGGCCTAACTTGTCAAAAGAAAGTATGCTTACTATACGGTTCACCAGAACTTGAGCAGCTACGAACAAACCATTGAGATATTCACGGCAGTTCAAACATTTGATTACAAAAATCTTGTTCAACAAGTCTAtagtacataatgtatatatctAATTTAATTTTGTCCGTTCAGAAATGTGtactttaatattatttttccgaaatatctgattttttttctcttcttgcGTTCACAACCTTTAGTTATATTTGATcttatgtaaaattgtttattttcatatatgtcTACTCCTTTAGTATTACGatataaaatcttcttttttgaaTCAGAAAACAGATT contains:
- the LOC139485802 gene encoding uncharacterized protein, which translates into the protein MKTILGLSIFRFGILIISVKGNPCNNYKVLDSADDFKRSAANSKKTSLCDNMLESGWYRIISKAGERMPTKCIEGGFRCGTISSIWMNGTYPVTNETKSVTACAANYNGDCCAYSHQIKVKNCTSYLVYSLVPVAPCYQAYCFGSELPCSPGETSNNGFSPGCEPDPCESSNHGTLQGEVKRSSNYTLTVNDVAIEDSRLRTGWYRIDSVTGNDIVNNSVPMMQCGTLYPLWMKGSIPDGRERDKTVNRKVCRSGLTDTCEKEYDIKVRNCGTYRTYYLAQLDVDKSAYCFGMLPLPQPTTLTTTTRSTTTTKTTTAIKPTTTTPRLTSTFEIVWTTKTKPVSSITKKGEISTTSSLNKHTTSHLPHKGKEEESADIMVIVAVLIVLVFVLLVVIVTIVMLFRIKPKCMSPPPPTYDDIMKTEKNTSNPYAEIGETNHYSSITEIKDNMHNEGYDEIPYDKNLAVQDNKLYLQNFATMPVSNQIVHENMMYLHNPITVPLDKN